Below is a window of Candidatus Chromulinivoraceae bacterium DNA.
ACCGTCATGAGCTTTCAGTTTCAGTTTCGTGCAGGAAACCGTTATGTTCGGAGCAGGGACATTTATGAAACAGCCCACGTGATGGAACATATGGCATTTGGAGCTAACGCGTTATTTAAGAGCGAGCACGATTATGAGGCTGAGTTTACAAAAAATGGCGCATACCATAACGCCTATACGAGTGATCTCTCTATGGTTTACGTGGCGGATTGCGCTGACTTTGAGTGGGAACGTATTCTTGCATTGCAGCGTGTGGCCATTTGTGAGCCAAAGTTCAATCAAAGTGAACTTGAGGCTGAAAAAGGCAACGTGAAGAGTGAGCTTACGGGTTATCTGAATAATCACAACCGAGTATTGTGGCCAAAAATTCAGCAACTGCTCGGCGAGGACGTCTATACATTTTGGCAGCGTCTACAGACAATTCAAAATGTGAGTCTTACCGATATTCGCGAACATCATAAGCGCACGCATACTGCAAAAAATATGTGTTTTGTGATTGCCGGTAAGTTGCAGGGTCGCAAGAGTGAGATCAAACGCCAGCTGGCGGAGTGGGAGCTACCAGAGGGTGAGCGATTTGAGGTCCCGCGTGATATTTTGACAAGTGCAAATCCTACGCTCATACGTCGTAAAGAAGCATCTAACCTAACATTTGGTTGGTCGATTACGCTGCCACGTGAGCTTACGGATGACGAAGCTGAGGCAATGAATATTCTTGACCATATTTTAACCGGTACTATGCATTCACGTATCTATGGTGCGGCTCGTAAAAAAGGTCTTGCCTACGGCGTATTCTCCGATACATCAGTTGGGTTTCATGACAGTAGTTGGGACTTTGGCGGTCAGGTAAACCTTGATACGGCAAATGGACTGTTTGATATTATCGTACGCGAAATGAAATATGTCATGGACGGGAAAGTTACCGAGGACGAACTAGCGGCAGCTAAGTCGTATGCGCTTGGTCGCTACCAAATGGGAGCTCAAACGGTAGCGCAGATCAGTAACTTCTACACAGGTCGTTACTTTGCCGATGGTGTAGTAAAGGAGTATGAAAAGGTTCCAGATTCTATTCGCAAGACAAATCGTGAACAAATGATTGAAACGGCTCGCGAGTTTATTGCCAGCGACGCATGGGTACTTGCCGGTGTAAGCAGCGGTGAAAAGAGTGAGATCGTCGAGTTGAATGATAAGCTCGCTCGTTTGTTTGAAAAGCGTTAGAATGAAGCTATGAAGATCGCTATCGCAGGCTATGGAGTTGAAGGTAAATCAAATTACGATTATTTTATGCGTCATGGACATGATGTAACGATTATTGATGAACGCGAAGATATACTGGATTTACCGGTAGAGGCGAAAAC
It encodes the following:
- a CDS encoding pitrilysin family protein, coding for MKHTVEEVKLPSGARGLLIDIPGATVMSFQFQFRAGNRYVRSRDIYETAHVMEHMAFGANALFKSEHDYEAEFTKNGAYHNAYTSDLSMVYVADCADFEWERILALQRVAICEPKFNQSELEAEKGNVKSELTGYLNNHNRVLWPKIQQLLGEDVYTFWQRLQTIQNVSLTDIREHHKRTHTAKNMCFVIAGKLQGRKSEIKRQLAEWELPEGERFEVPRDILTSANPTLIRRKEASNLTFGWSITLPRELTDDEAEAMNILDHILTGTMHSRIYGAARKKGLAYGVFSDTSVGFHDSSWDFGGQVNLDTANGLFDIIVREMKYVMDGKVTEDELAAAKSYALGRYQMGAQTVAQISNFYTGRYFADGVVKEYEKVPDSIRKTNREQMIETAREFIASDAWVLAGVSSGEKSEIVELNDKLARLFEKR